AGACCATTACTAACAACTTAAAAACTCATTATAATCTTGAACAAATCAAACAAAGTTTAAAGCAACTTAATTTACAAGAATCAGCTAGAGCTCAAGAGTTAAGTGATCAACAACTATTTAGGTTATATGAAGCATTATCGTAGTTATGCCAAAGCTAATTTTTATTTAAAGATTAACGATTATAGCGAACAGATAAAAAAGCATAAATTAACTTCTAAATTAGTTTTGATTGATCAATATTATGATGATATTTATTTAACAAAAGCTAATACAACCCAAATTAAATATGAAAACGCCAATCAAGAAATTCTTAATTTTCAGGACGACATCTTATTAAGAACTAAGCATTTTTTAGAATCCAAATTGAACCAAGAATTTAATTTTAATGCAAAGGTTATTAAAAGAATTCCAACACTTGCTGGCTTAGGTTCTGGATCTAGCAATGCAGCTATTCTGATTAAATGAATTTATCAAGAATACAAAATTAACAACCAAATTTCATATTACGAAATTGCTACTGAATTAGGTAGTGACATTCCATTTTTCTTATCTGGATATGATTGCGCCATTATCAAAAACTTTGGTGATCAAATAATTGCTTCAGATATTTCAGGATACAAATTTGCTTCTTTTGTTTTTAACAAACAAAAACCAAGCACCAAAGAAATTTTTAGATTATTAGACCACACAAAAATAAATGTTAATGACATTAATGATTTAGAAAAACCGTTTTTTAAATTATTTCCAGAATTATACGAATCTTTTATTAAATTAAAAAAACCTAACAACCATGTATTGCTTTCAGGAGCAGGTAGCAGTTTTGTAATCTTTGAAAAATTAAATTAAACAAAAAATAAACTAAATATAATAAGCATAAGTAATAGACAGGTCTTCTATGATATTTAAAAAGATAAAAGAAAGTATTAATCAAGCATTAACTCAACTTGGTTTTAGTACACAAAATGATTATTTAATTCAACAAACAAAAAACATTAAATTTGGTGATTTTAGTACGAATATTGCGATGGTTTTAACAAAAGATGTTAAGAAATCACCAGAAGAAATTGCTAATTTAATTATTGAAAAAATTGATCAAAAAGCCTTCGATAAAATTACTTTTTCTAAACCTGGATTTATTAACTTCTTTTTAAGCAATGAAGATAAATATAAAGTAATTGAACAACTACAAGATCCAAATTATCAAGTAGAAAAATTACCTGAAAAAGATCGCGATTCAATTAACATTGAATTTGTTTCAGCTAACCCAACAGGATTCTTACACTTAGGACATGTTCGTAATGCGTTTACTGGTGATGTTTTGGGTAACATCATGCGTGCAGTGGGTCATAAAGTTGTTAAAGAATATTGGATTAATGACTTAGGGAACCAAGTTTCGTTATTTGCGTTATCAGTAATTATTCGTTATTTAGAAAAACTTGGTGTTGATAAATATAAGATGCCAGAAGATTCATACCACGGTAAAGAACCGTTCTTTGTAGCTGATGAATTAATTAAAGAATTTGGCGATAAATATAAAGATATTGAAATTGCTAACAACAAGATTGCTGATGAAAAACTTCGTAAAGAATTAATCACATATTGTACGCAAAAAATGCTAGATTTCATTAAGCACGATCTAGCTTTAATTGGTGTGCATATGGAAGTTTGAACTAGTGAAAAAACTGTTTATGGTTCGGGAACTTTAACTAAATTATTAGATAACCAATTAAAGAAACACACATACACAAAAGATGGTGCTTTATGATTAAGAACAACAGATCGTGGTGATGATAAAGACCGTGTTATCTTTAAAGAAAATGGTGATCCAACATATTTTGGAACCGATATTGCCAACCACTATTTAAAATTTGACCGTGGCTTTAATAAATTAATTAATGTTTGGGGTGCTGATCACTTTGGACATATTGCAAGAACAACATGTGCCGCTGAATTAACAGGTGTTAAAGAAGGCAACTTCATTGTTGTATTAATTGAAATGGTTAAATTATTGAAAGATGGTAAGGAAATTAAATTCTCAAAACGTCTAGGTAATGCAATTAGTATTCCAGATATGCTTGAATTCTTATCAGTAGATGCTGCAAGATGATTTATTCTTAATCAATCTGCAACTAGCGGCATTAATATTGATGTTGAAATTACTAATAAAAAAGATAGTTCTAACCCTGTATATTATGTTCAATATGCTCACGCAAGAATTCATAAGTTATTAAGTAAATCTGGTTCAATTGATTATTCAAAAGTTGATGTAAATTTACTTAATTCAGAAGTTGAAAGAAGCATCATTAACCATTTAGCAAGCTTTAAACACTACATCCACAATGTTTCATCAACATATGAAATAAACAAATTATTAACATTTGTTTATGTTTTATCAAAAGACTTCCACAGCTGATACAATTCACATGAAGTTTTAAATCAAGATGAAAAAACTAAGAATACAAGACTAGCACTTGCTAAAGCAATACAAATACAGATTAAATATTTATTAAGATTATTTGGTATTAATGCCCCAGAACAAATGTAATTAGCTAATGAGCAGGCCTAAACAAACAACACAAAAGAACAACAAAAAGTTAGTATTAGCAATTATTTTATTGGTATTAATTATTGTTATTGGAATTGGCGGATATTTCGTTTATACGAGATATTTTGCTAAAAACAAAACACAAACAGATCCTTCACATAATCATTTAGATCTTATAGATCCAAATGATCCCAACCAAAATAATCAACCAGTTGTTAATCAAAATACTTATAAAAAAGTTGGTGATTTAAGAATTTTAGCTTGAAATGTTCTTAATTTTGGTCACAAAGCTTCGCTTGATAGCAATAAGTTTATTAACATCTCAAAAACCATTAAATTAAGTAATGCTGATGTTGTTGGTTTGGTGGAAATTAATTACAATGATCAACAAATAGTTGAGAATTTAACTAATAGTTTAGGCTCATCATGAAGTTACACATTCAGTGGTGAAAATTATAATAGCAAGTTTCCTAATTCAAAAGAATCGGTTGCTATTCTTTATAAAAAAGACATAGTTGAACCACTACAAACAGGTTCTATTAATCCAAATAACATCTACACTAGACCGCTTTGATATACAAAGTTTAAGACCAAACAAGATAATTATGAGTTTATATCAATGTTTGGTCACTTTGATGCTCCTGGTGCTAATAAAAATAATGATGAAACCAAAGGTCCTAACAATCAAGGAAGTCAAGAAATTTTAGAAGCAAAAACTGTATCAACTATATTTAAAGAATTAAAAGAAAAATATCCAGAAACTGATATAGTTGGTTATGCTGATACTAATATCAAAGAAGAAAATAATAACTTATTTGATTCGTCTGAATATCAATTAAATTACATTGATTTTAATGATAATAAAGAGAAATATAAAACTTCATTAGGAACTAAGAATAATTATTCAAACACATATGACAAATGATTTGTTTATGATGCTAAGAATAGTAATATTCTAAGAAAAAGCGAAATTCCATATAAGATTGATATTATCAATGCTTTTAGAGATAAAATTTGAGACAGAGAACAAAGCTTAAATGGTTGAAAAGCTAGCCATCCAAACGCAACAAAACTACCAACAGATTTTCAAATTATTCGAAATGTTTCAGACCACGCACCAATAATTTTAGATATCAATTATAAGACCCAAAACACTGTTGATAATTAATTGATTTAATGCTTATAAAACAATGATTATTTAACTAAAATAAAGACTTAAATATCTAGCAGCTAGTTAGATATTTTTTTATGATCACAAACATTTAAATAAAAACTAACTCTATTTTGTAATTTTTATAAAAAGACATATTAATTTCCTTTATTTTAAAGGGTTTTATGCTTAAAATAGCTTGATTTTAGATACAAAAAAATAAGTCTATTAATAAAAAAATAAATATTTTAAAAATGGCTTTTTTATCTTATAAATCAACGAAATTAAAATCATTTAAGCTTATTTATGAACCTATCCAACTTAAATCATTTAAAAACCTTAAAAACATTATCCTTAAATCTTGTTAAAATCAAAACGTCAAGTTAGCAAATCGCTAATTTGATTAGTCAAACAAGGGGCAATAAAATGACTAAAAATATAAAGATATTATCAATCTGTGTAGGTACACTCGCAGTTGGTGGTATTGTTGGTGTAGGTGGCTATTTTACTTATAGTTACCTCAAACAAATAAGATCATCAACTTCAAACAATCATGCTAACAATGTGGTTGTCAATAAGAACGACTTCAATCATAAAGTCTCCAGGAACTCAATTAGTCCATCATTAAATAATAATGATAGGACCATAACAAACAAACCTGATGGTAATGAATCAACATCATCAAACAATTCAATTAATAAGAATCATGAAGGTGCAACTTCTAGTTCATTAAAAATTAATAAATCTTTTGATGAAGCTGATAAAAATGATGTAAATAATTCATTAAATTCAGGTAAACCTAATAACAAATCTCAAGTTGTCGAAGGTGATAATAAACCACCTTCTCAAAATCAATTACAAGTTAATCAAAGCTCAGAACAAATTGATCAAGGGGAAGAAAGCATCAATAAAGAGCGATTAACTACTAATATTAATAACAACCAAGAAGATAAAACAACCATTCAAAAAGATGATTATTATTCCTTAGTTCCACAAGAATATAAAAGGAATGGTAATTTAAGATTACTTAGTTGAAATGTTAAGAACTTCGGAAGTAAATCGATAAATAATAATGTTGATTCATCCAAGTTTAAAAACATTGTTCAAACAATTAAGATACTAGGTGCAGATATTGTTGGCTTAGTTGAAATTAATTGGAAAGACTAACAGGCAATTAAAAACGTTATTAACGCATTAGGAGAATCTTGAAGCTATACATTTAGCGGTGAGAATGCCAATAATAATGTTGTTGATGCTGAAAAAGAATCTGTTGGTATTATTTACAACAAAACCAAAGTCAAACCAATAGTTTCAGAATCCATAAATGTTGATAATGTTTATCGTAGGCCATTATGAGCAACAGAGTTCTTAACAACGGATAATAAATATAAGTTTTTAACTTTATTTGCACATTTCAACAGTCCTGGAGCTAAAAGAAGCAGTGGTGAAAAAACCGTGCCAAAATCTTATGGTCAAGGTGAATGAGAATGAAATGAAGCACTAACGCTTGATCGGGTATTTAAAGATCTTAAAAAGAAATATCCTAATGTTGATATTATTGGTGGTGGTGATACCAACATTAAAGGATTAAGTAATAACAACGCGTTTGCATCAGATGAATATAAGCTTAATTATGTTGATTTTGATACGAACAAAGAAGATTACTTAACATCATTAAGCACTAAGCATTATGCTTATGCTAAAAACAGTTCATATGATAAATGATTCATTTATGATTATGGACAATTAAATGTTTTGGCTCAACAAAGCAATATTCCTTATAAGTTTGATGTTTTACAAGCATATCAAAAAGGTTATTGAGATAAACAAGCAGCCATCTCATCTTTTCACAAAACAGATCCAAATAAAGGTAAACCGACAAACTTACAACTAGTAAGTAAAGTTAGTGACCACGCACCAATCTTATTAGATGTGCAATATTAAATTATTAAGCTTAATTAAGTTAAGCTAAATCCATTTTCTTTTTCCTAATTTTGTATTCAAAACATAAAAAATATTGAGGCTCATACCTCAATATTTTTATTGTTATTGCTATAAAAGAAAAGCATATTTGTTTGATCAATATGCTTAATAATCTTTACTTATTTAAGTCAAAGATGAAAGAATGTTATTTGCTTTCAGGATAATGTTCTTCTTTGATTTGTTTAATTTTCTTATCGATTACTAAAAGATCTTCTGACATCTTGAATGCGTTGATTAAATCACCACATTTCTTTTCTTCAGCAATTTGATCTTTAATGAAGTATTCAATAAAGTTATAAGTAGCAAAATCCTTGTTCATGAAAGCTACTTCTGCAATTTCATTAAAAGCAGCACTAACACCTTTTTGGTATTCTGAGATTGCTTCTAAGATTGGTAATGGTTCTGATGAATCAATGATTTTAGGAACCATTAATTCATTAGTGCGAATTCAACTTTGACGATCTCTTAAATATTTTTCAATTGTTTGAGCGTGTTCGAATTCTTCTTTTCCTCATTCGTATAATAATTCAGAGAAATGATCCATTCCGTATTCATCAATTCTAGCTGAATATTCGAACATCAAAGCAGCTGTAGCTAATTCTTTATTATATTGATTGTTTAATAATTTTCAGACATTATTGTTCATTCATCATACCTTAAGCTAAATAATAAACATATTAATTAATTATAAATTATCGATTTTATATGAAACAATAAAAATTAAAGCTTAATATTTTAAAATTTAATTAATAACGGTTGTTTTAATGCAAAATAGAAAATTACAAGAATTCCTGATAAGTTCTACGACTCTGCTACGAGACACAATAAAAAATAAAAAAGCAATTATTCCTTTAAATGGTGGAGTATTTGCTTTTGTATTAGCAAAAATTACAAAATTAGCCATCGGTCATAACCTTACTTGTTTTTATATTGACAACGGGATGATGCGTCATAATGAAGCGGCTAATAAAATCAACTTTTTTCGTGAAAAATTAGATTTAGAAGTTTGACACATTGATGCTAAAGAGTTGTTTTTAAACAATCTTAAAGATGTTTATGATTATGATAAAAAACAAGAAGTAATTAATGAAACATTTTTAGAAGTAGCCAAACAAACAATTATTGATATTAATCAAAAAATTGATTTTGCATTAATGGGGACATCGTTTGATGATGTCAACCAAGGTTTAAATATTGCTAAAGCTCTTGATAAAAATGTGGTTATTTTTGAACCATTAAAACAATTATCTTTACAACAAGTAATTGATATTGGTAATTTATTAAGTATTGAACCTGAATTCTTGAATGAAAAAATCTTCCCACTATCTGGATTTGGTTTAATGGTTGAAGATGAAGTTCGTGAAGAAAAAATCTTGGTTCTGAAAAAGGCATATTATTTAATTTGCAAAATCTTAGGTGAAAAGGCCGAAGATACTTTTGAAATCAAGATCCGTGATGATATTAGCATCAAAGATCGTTTCAATCTTTATATTGAAACTAAAGAATTATTATCAGAAGTAAATATTAAAAAAATAAAAGACCAAATTACTGGTCTTTTACCTAATGTTAATAAGATCTTTATTAAGATCTAAATTTCACGAATCTGCGAAACAATTAGTGGGTTTCTGTGTTTGTTGCGTCAGATGTAGAAGCGACAACTTTCATGAATAATTTTCTTTAATTCAGCTTCTGAATAGTTTTTATTTTTTAATAAATATTCATTGCTTTTGGTTTTAATTTCATAAGCAATTTTTGTCATCAATCCATGACTGTCTTTTAGATAAAAACAACCACTTGATTTTAATGTTGGTTGAGTTTTAATTTGCTTAGTAGCTTTGTCAATAACCACAGTGATGGCAAAAATACCTTCTTCAGACAATACTTGTCTGGTATTCATGATGCGCTTAACGTTTGGTGAAACTGATTTGCCTTCAATATAAGCTGGTTCAGCATCGATTGTTTCATTTGTATAATACAACTCACGATCAATTAAATAAACAACTTGACCGTTTTTGTGTAAAGCAACATTTTCAGGATCAAAACCACATTTAGATGCTAATCTTCTTAATGAAGCAAACATCTTATATTCACCATGGATAGGGAATAAATATTTAGGTCT
The Mycoplasma sp. E35C DNA segment above includes these coding regions:
- a CDS encoding MnuA family membrane nuclease; amino-acid sequence: MSRPKQTTQKNNKKLVLAIILLVLIIVIGIGGYFVYTRYFAKNKTQTDPSHNHLDLIDPNDPNQNNQPVVNQNTYKKVGDLRILAWNVLNFGHKASLDSNKFINISKTIKLSNADVVGLVEINYNDQQIVENLTNSLGSSWSYTFSGENYNSKFPNSKESVAILYKKDIVEPLQTGSINPNNIYTRPLWYTKFKTKQDNYEFISMFGHFDAPGANKNNDETKGPNNQGSQEILEAKTVSTIFKELKEKYPETDIVGYADTNIKEENNNLFDSSEYQLNYIDFNDNKEKYKTSLGTKNNYSNTYDKWFVYDAKNSNILRKSEIPYKIDIINAFRDKIWDREQSLNGWKASHPNATKLPTDFQIIRNVSDHAPIILDINYKTQNTVDN
- a CDS encoding GMP synthase; this translates as MQNRKLQEFLISSTTLLRDTIKNKKAIIPLNGGVFAFVLAKITKLAIGHNLTCFYIDNGMMRHNEAANKINFFREKLDLEVWHIDAKELFLNNLKDVYDYDKKQEVINETFLEVAKQTIIDINQKIDFALMGTSFDDVNQGLNIAKALDKNVVIFEPLKQLSLQQVIDIGNLLSIEPEFLNEKIFPLSGFGLMVEDEVREEKILVLKKAYYLICKILGEKAEDTFEIKIRDDISIKDRFNLYIETKELLSEVNIKKIKDQITGLLPNVNKIFIKI
- a CDS encoding 4-diphosphocytidyl-2C-methyl-D-erythritol synthase: MKHYRSYAKANFYLKINDYSEQIKKHKLTSKLVLIDQYYDDIYLTKANTTQIKYENANQEILNFQDDILLRTKHFLESKLNQEFNFNAKVIKRIPTLAGLGSGSSNAAILIKWIYQEYKINNQISYYEIATELGSDIPFFLSGYDCAIIKNFGDQIIASDISGYKFASFVFNKQKPSTKEIFRLLDHTKINVNDINDLEKPFFKLFPELYESFIKLKKPNNHVLLSGAGSSFVIFEKLN
- a CDS encoding ferritin-like domain-containing protein, encoding MNNNVWKLLNNQYNKELATAALMFEYSARIDEYGMDHFSELLYEWGKEEFEHAQTIEKYLRDRQSWIRTNELMVPKIIDSSEPLPILEAISEYQKGVSAAFNEIAEVAFMNKDFATYNFIEYFIKDQIAEEKKCGDLINAFKMSEDLLVIDKKIKQIKEEHYPESK
- the argS gene encoding arginine--tRNA ligase → MIFKKIKESINQALTQLGFSTQNDYLIQQTKNIKFGDFSTNIAMVLTKDVKKSPEEIANLIIEKIDQKAFDKITFSKPGFINFFLSNEDKYKVIEQLQDPNYQVEKLPEKDRDSINIEFVSANPTGFLHLGHVRNAFTGDVLGNIMRAVGHKVVKEYWINDLGNQVSLFALSVIIRYLEKLGVDKYKMPEDSYHGKEPFFVADELIKEFGDKYKDIEIANNKIADEKLRKELITYCTQKMLDFIKHDLALIGVHMEVWTSEKTVYGSGTLTKLLDNQLKKHTYTKDGALWLRTTDRGDDKDRVIFKENGDPTYFGTDIANHYLKFDRGFNKLINVWGADHFGHIARTTCAAELTGVKEGNFIVVLIEMVKLLKDGKEIKFSKRLGNAISIPDMLEFLSVDAARWFILNQSATSGINIDVEITNKKDSSNPVYYVQYAHARIHKLLSKSGSIDYSKVDVNLLNSEVERSIINHLASFKHYIHNVSSTYEINKLLTFVYVLSKDFHSWYNSHEVLNQDEKTKNTRLALAKAIQIQIKYLLRLFGINAPEQM